The genomic DNA aatatattcccTAAAAATTCTCAAAATACCACTAAATTAGACATTTCAGTATcataattagacattgcacatgttaaccagtgcttgatattatccataagaagaacagaaacaggttgaaattgtgaatgCCATTGAGCACACTGATTATTGGGTGTGGATGTCAGAAGTCAAGACACAAGGGATGCTTGACAAGTCAAATTACCATGAGGATGACTTTGCTTAAGGCCATTGGACGGTATGAGATTTTGCATTCATGTGCCTTCACTTACAGAGAAGAGAGAAGtattaatacattttgtatagtgtctctgtattgttaatattttccTCTGGAGATCAATCAATTGATCTACTCAGTCACACTTTGTGTTTGGGAAAGTGTTAATAGAAAACCTTTGGTGTATAGGCTGTGACTGCATTTTGTTAATAGAAAACCTTTGGTGTATAGGCTGTGACTGCATTTTGTCATgatgatattttgaaaaacaactGAAAGAGTGCAGCTGCTACTCTATCTTTCATGATGATGCGTAAAAATTGAAGAGCCGTAccctgaaatgaaaataaagtgaaaataatacaattgtTAGCATAGTCTGAGTGATTCAACATTTTTATCACGAACTTGACAATGATACAATGATTTTGTAAAACACCTTTAGAACTTTTAACTGAGCCGTGTCAATAGTAacaattttatttgcataaataaaactataaacaacaaaaacatactaAAGTCACAGCATTTGGTTTTAACAGGTATTTTAGTATGTAGAGTTTGGTTACTGAGTCCATAGTTCTTCAGACGTGACATATTCATTCAGTGTTGTAAGCTTACTCAAGACACGGCTCATCTTTGAGGTAAAAATATAGATGAGAGTAAATTATGAAGCCCTTCTggattatttgcatattaccaaCAGTGGCTTCAATGTTCAGTGAATGTCTGTACTACTTCATAATGTTGTTCAAattgaacaaagtaaaaataaatgatatatgaAATCATGTGCAatgattctactcacatagtatAAGTAACTCCTTTTTCTGGTGTACATTTGCCATATCACCTTAGTTTTCAGTTTCCCCTTGTCATCTCTATGTTCAACACATTGTACTTCATACCGAGGTAACAACAGGTCCAAGTCTGTTTCAAATGCAATGACATTTTTCTTGGGCATATACTTGGTGACTTCTAAGGTAGCCTTTCTTTCTCCAAGCACAGGTAAGTTTAGGAATTCATAGTAACGTTTACCAACACCCAGCTCAGAATTATCAAATGGATGTTCATTTACAACACCTGGGTACCACTGAAGGAAAACATCAAATGTATATGAATTATCTAAATCTCAAATACTGTACAGTATGGTCTTGTCACCATGAACTCCTGCATTGTTTTAATAgtaatatcatttttatgttcAGTTAGAAttagatattttgaaaatgtacttATAGTGCAGCAGTTAACCCAAGATTTTGGCCAAATCGTGCACTTTGGGTTAAAAGCATGAAACTTGCCACATATATACTTTGAACTATACTGATCACTTTCAGATATGGATCcaaaaaatcagcgccctctagtggccagAAACGGAAATTTCAGTAAACCATGCATTTCCTTCAAACATGGGCTAATAAATTCATCCAGTATGAccatattttcaccaaaattgggAATTTATGTCAGAAACTTGTTTTATCAACATAAGCAATGAATAACAACATTGTTTTGCAACATTATTGACATATTTTACGAAAATGTGTAACATTTGCTGTGGAAAATAGCTAATTCTGTCATGTTAACCACTCACTGCTATTTCCATATATCAGAAATCAGGGACAAAAATATCTTAAATCATTGATATATACTGTTAATTGTAACATGCAAGTGTTCCATTACAAATACCCAGTCAGTCCTGGTGGCAGTTTCCTTCACAGTAACAGAGAGCAGTGCAGTTGAGACTAGCCTTATAGCATCTGCAAAGACCCCTGCATGCCTTTTTACAGTTGCAGTGAATCAGCTCATAGCACATTTCGTGTGCTTGACCAAGAGTTGTCCActttggtttccatggtgaaTCATCTTTTTTTGTCCAACCCCAATCCATTGGACTTGGTAATTTAGGATCTCTTTGCAAGGCCTGACCCCAAACATGTCCCCCTTGGTAGGTTGCTCTTAGTACATGCTGTTGGAGGGCTGCTTGTGTAGGGGGAATATTCTCGAGAGCTCGTGATTTTCTGGAGAACAGATGTTGCCTTGCCTCATTAACGTTATGCATTCCACTGGTTCGATCATACCAAAGAATCACAAACCGTTCAATTAGTGACATGCAATTGTCAGGCACTTGTTCTGGAGCCTCTGCTAGAGTGAGAAATGCATCTGTGACTTCTGGAAATACCTGCCATGTATCCCAGGTTGACTTCTTGCCTTTCCCACAAAAAAACGATGTCACATCACAACCAGTCAGTGCATGGAATATGGATAATGTTTTCGCTTTATGCGGGCCCAGAGAGTTTGCAATTTCATGAGCTGCGATGTACCTATAGTGTCTGCCAACACCAAAAGATATCCACACCTCAGCCACTGGAATTAAATGCAAATTTGATACAATAATGACAACAACATCTGTGTCAACTGTTCTGACCATAATATTCTGGTGCCCATTTTCTGCTGCATCACATAGATGGAGAGCCAAACGTGTATCTGCCTCTTCATGAGAACATGGCTCTATGCGACCTTTGTCCAGTCTAGCAGGTGTACAGAGAACTTCATTCCCAAAAGTGCTGTACAGTTCCTTCCCATCTACTTCAGTTGAGGTCATTTGTTCTGACAGTAACCTAAAGAGCTCAGTTTTGTTATCATTGTCACGCAAGAAGCTTTGCCAGTTACTTGGTATATTTGATGATGGACTTACTCTCCTTCTTGCACCTTTACCACGTTTCTCTCTTGTAGCTGCCTTCAGGCTGTCAGCAAAATACACATCCCATACTATATCAAGTCTATCCACATGATCTAAATTCAACAAGATGTATGGCTTGAACACTGTGTCACTGTACTCCTGGAATGTCTTTGTAGTACCTGGAGACAGCATCTGGACAATCATAGCACTATCCAAAACCATTGCAGTAACATTGGGTGCTGCGACTCGAGTTTGTGTGAGGGCTTCGAGTTCAGTCAGAAGAAGAGCTTTGTTCCCAGTTCTCATTTCATCCTGTCTTGCCAAAGAAGGAGGCCATGGCTGGTTTTCATGCTTGAAAAACTCTTCAAGGTTACCATCTCGAGACTGGCATGCAATGTACAGTCTGGAGAACAAAGCACAGTCTTCTTTTAAAGTTGTGACCTGGGCTTTTTGTTTCACTGTTGTCTTCTTTTTTGAGAACAATgacattttgttcttttttattgGTTCTTGTATAGTTTTGGTTCGATCTATGAACCTCTCTTTGACAAAGAGGTCATATTGTTCTTGTCCCCTCTTATATACTTCTCTAACAGTCTTTACAACTTCAGGATCCATAATATCCTTGGTGTCTAATGCAAGGAGATCACCACTGTCCTCCTGAAATGGGTTTCCCATTTCATTGAAGACCATGACAAGTGATGAGACATCTTTGCCAAAGGACTTTTGCACACCTGGGGATTGCTCATGATGTACCAGACTACTTTCCTTGGTACCTCTGTTCTCTTCAAACTCCTGTATCATTCTGGATACCTCAGGTCCTGAAACCATCCATCTTCTGAGAGCTGATGGGTTTTCTGTCAGTCCAACTGCACCCCCATCCCCTTTCACTAGCGCATTAGATTGTTCATGTGCCTGATCAAGTGCCATGGCAGAGAATGGGCGTTTAGATTTGCGTGCAACAAATCCTCCACTACAAAATGCCTGATACACTGAGGGATGGCTCTCGGGTAAGGCGCATAAATCTCTTATATGAACAGAGAGCCACCGAGCATAATTTATGTGATCAAGGCTAAATATCCATGGCATCAATTTGGCCAGAGATTCCAAGTACCTTGAGAAGTTCGCTTCTCGGATAGACCCAACCAACCTGAGAATGCAGAGTTCCAGTTGAAGGGCAAGTGACCAAAACTGAAATTGAGGTTGTTCAATTGACATTTTATCACACCATGCTGTGAACTCCAAAGGATTTTCTAGAACCATGTTCATGTATGTGTCGTATGCTTGGTGCTGCAGAATAAAGAGAGTGGCTGCTGTGAGTTGATGAGCATGTCTTGTTTTAGTAAGATGTGCAGCCTTTATCATGGAGTCAGCTGTACCACTTGAAGTGACACCAGCAGTACAAAGTGCTGTTGTCCAACCACTACCTTCAAGCCAGTCCCCCAAAACTTTGAATGCTGCCATTTCAATGTGTAGTGCACCAAACATTATGACATATTTGTCTTCACCATGAGTGATAGGAAAGTTCCATTGGATTGTTTTACCAATAGCAAACAGAGGCTGGTCCATTACTACCACTGGTACCTGCTCAGGGTTTAGGTAATGTACTGCAGCCTTTACAGTGTTCATGGCATGTTGGATCATGGCAACTGAGTGTGCACATTCCTGAAACAGTGGCATAAGAGCTACAATTGTTGTAGGGTCATTCATTGGTGGCTGCATTGATGCCCAATATGCAGACCATGAGATGAAGTCATCCTTGCTAAGCTCTGGTTTATTGATAAGCTGTCTCAGATGGTGTAACCACTCATACTCTTTTTCTAGCACCTCTGGAAAAAGAGGTGTATTGGGTTTTATTGGTCCAATTCCTCGTGGCACTAATAGATCCTTTCTAGTTGGAGGAGCTGGTGGAACATTTATGTATGACATGGGCATTGGTGCAATTGAAGTACTTTTATATTCATTTCCAGATACATCCAGTACTGGGACATCACGTGGTACACCCTGTGTTTCTAAAGTAGGGTGCTGCATCATGGAAATGCTAGTACCATGAAATGAGTCCTTTGCTGTAGCAGAACTTGGGTTGTGGTCTATGTTATCGACAGCTGCTGTTGTGAACAGCTGTTTTTTCAGCTTTGGAGGACATACCACCTTTTCCTCTTCATACATTTCACATACTTTGTTTCCAATGTCTGTAGAGATTGAAAGGAGGCGATCATAGGAGATACACAAACCCATGCCATGGAGAGTATCAACTAGACCACGCTTCCTTGTTTCAGCATGGATCTTCAGTGCAAGATATATTGGTACTGGTGTTTCCTTGTCTCTACTGTGACGAATTGACATTGTAGAAGAAGAAGACTGAATGTACCTTGATTTCACACTATTGAACACAATCAGCTGTGATATAGCTTGAGATGCATGAGACTTTGGTTTCATTTCAACTGCCtgttctttgatatttggtcCATCTAGAATCATACTTATGAGAGCATTGAGAGATGCAGGCACAGCTTTTTCTTGACTGTCTTCAAGAAATTGTCCATTAAATTCCTGCTTTGTGTTGAATATATCTCGACGAACAAGTTTGGCAGCTTTGGCCAAGGCTAGTGCCTCACTGTCATAGTCTTGATCACATACTTGTTTGAGTGCTTCCCCTACATCATGGTCGAATGCAAGTAAGATTTGCCTTCCTTGATTATAAGCTTTGAGATCAGTAATTGCTGCCAGAACTCGATTTTTGAGTCGTGTAGTGTGCACTTGGACATTTTCAACACCAAGTTCCTGTAATCTTGATGCGTACAGGTTCTTTATATCTGCCATGTAAAATACTGGTCTCGTTTCTTTGGAGTCACGAAATGTTTCCAAGTGAGAAACCAATTCTGCAAATGCTATACCGTGTAAAGCACCCTCACTTTGTCTCTCTTTAGGGTTCTTTTCTAGTAATTGTGCTCGTTTGTATAACTTTGCCAAACAGTTTACATGATATTGGGCATCAATAGCAACCATATCTCCACCTGCAAGCTTTGACAATAATTTTGTATCATTGAGTTCTGTTGCACATTTCCTCACTTTAAAATCGAGTTCAAATGTAGATGCCTTATGAAGACCAGCTAGACCAGCAACACTATCACAGAATATGCATATATCTGAAGCACCTTCtttctgtttacatacagaaCGAGCTTTTCTGGTTTTTACAGGGCTTGAATCTTGTGAT from Glandiceps talaboti chromosome 22, keGlaTala1.1, whole genome shotgun sequence includes the following:
- the LOC144451911 gene encoding uncharacterized protein LOC144451911, yielding MANGRVAIVIVVVAIAVLAQLELDEDPLVVERMINIPGPKEMVFPYVAEIENLPQWYPGVVNEHPFDNSELGVGKRYYEFLNLPVLGERKATLEVTKYMPKKNVIAFETDLDLLLPRYEVQCVEHRDDKGKLKTKVIWQMYTRKRSYLYYGTALQFLRIIMKDRVAAALFQLFFKISS